Genomic window (Apteryx mantelli isolate bAptMan1 chromosome 32, bAptMan1.hap1, whole genome shotgun sequence):
GCGACGGCGAGGCAAAACTGCTGGAAagcttggatttttttggaggggaCGAGACACAAGGGCCTGCATTGCTCGCTGGCACGTTTTTTTCCGCGGAAGAAGCCGCCAGTCCGGTTCAGCGCCTCCGTATCCCGCATGCTGTCACCCCCGGGGGGGGCTAAGGGGCCGCATCCTGGTGCCGGGGGCGACCTCGGAGGTGTCGCCGCTGCCTCCCTTCTCCTCCGCTCTGTCCTTCCCTTGCAGTTCACCACCTGCAGACAGAGAAGCCGAGAAACGTCACAGACGGATGCGGGGACGTGACGCTGGCGGATTGCAGGGACGTGACGCCGGCGGATTGCACGGATGCCGTGGCCGACGTCCACCGGCGGCTCCGGGTGGCCCTGTGCCCCCCGCAGGGGCAGGATCCAGCAGGTaactccctgctgccgcgggatcCCCCCCAAAACAGCATTCCCAACTCCGGCTAACGCTCCCTTGCCGTTGTTCCGTCCCTGTGTCCACAGAGGGCGACGGATGCCGGCTCTGCCCGCCGGGCTGGACGCGGCGCGGGCACAAGTGCTACTGGGTGGCCGACGGGATCGGGCCCTGGGACAAGAGCCGGGAGAACTGCACTTCCCAGGACGCCGAGCTGCTGATGCCGAAGGACTGCGATGAGCTGGTAAacggggagggggatgcagttgGGAACGTTGGGATGGACCCCCCTGAGATCCAGGGCTGCATCCGAGGGGCTGGAGATGCCTGGGAAGCTGGAATTGGCGCCCGCCTGTGTGGCCAAACCCCCCTGGATGCCTTGGCCAGCGTCAGAGCACAGGGAATGCTGGGGGGGCTCAGTCCTGGGGAACGAGGGTCCATCCAGGAGCCGGATGTGGCCGGGCTCATCCGGGACGGATGCGGTTGAGGACACGGGCTGGGATGGCCCCCAGCTGCCCTGTCCCCGCTGCAGGAGTTCGTAAAGGACATCGCAAAGAAACCCTCTAAATACTTCTGGATCGACATCTCCGGCCTGGATCGGAGCCGGATCCTGCTCAGCGGCTCCTGCCTGGATCAGAGTGGGTGAGTGCGTTGCCCTGGAGCAGCCCCCAGGGATGGGTGTCGGGGTGCTGTCACCCACGGGGGATCCCGGCGCTGCCACGCGGATCCTCTCCCGCTCCCGCAGGCTCCCGCCGGGCTCCAGCAAAGGCTGCAGGGCGCTGAAGGACGGCCGGATCCTGGCCGAGAGCTGCGACTCCGCGATCTCCTGGATCTGCCAGAAAGCCGCCGTCGCCATCTGAGCCAGCTGGAAGCAGGCGCCGGAAGGGCCGGGATCTCAGTGGGAAAGGCCAGGATCTCGGCAGGGAGATCCAACCTGTTCAGAGCGCCCCGGCCCTGCTCACATCTCCTCCACCTCCGTCTTCCTCCCGAGCCATCGCTGTCCTTGGCTCACCCACGGCACGGATAACGGAGGtgtaaataaaagggaaaaaaaaagggagaattaaAAGCGGAAAATGAGCCCGGTTTGGGGGCGAGGGAGGGCGAGCGACGGCTGTCGTAAATAGAaacagggaaggggggaaaaatcacCCCTGGAAATGGGATCATGGAGGGATGGGAGCAGCAGAGGCACCAGTGGCAATCCGTCCATGGATGGAGCAGGGCTCCATGGTGAGGCTGGCGGAGGGGTGAAATCCGGGCGGGAGGAGAAGGGAGCGaagggaaaccccccccccccacgctgggGCTCTGCGGAGGCGGAAGCTCAGCGGTGATAAATCGCGTCACGTCGGTTTTCCGGCGCTATAAAGCGAGGAAAAAAACACCGTTCTGCATCCAGGAGCTTTTTCTCCCCGGTGCCGAGGCCTCTTCGGAGCCGCTTTGCCAGCGTTTTCGGCAGTGCCGATCGCAGTGCAGGAAGAAGCTCCCGGAGGAGCAGCTCCGGCTCCGTCCAAGGATGCGCCGGTGGGAAAAAAAGCCGGGAAACATCCAAAACGCGACGtggcaggggaggaagaagggcGTAAAGAGCGTTGGGAGAGCGGCTCTGGGGCAGATGTCTGAGTTTCGATGGGCGATTTCGGGACGAaggtgccgtggggcagcagccGCTCGCAGGACGGAGCAGATCCGTgggtctttcctctttttccccctgATATTCCCGGCTCTTCCTCCTGCGGAAGGTCAGGCATTTTGTGGGGGGAACCGCTGGCAGAAAAGCCCCGAAAGGAGAAGATTCCTCCCAAATCTCCCCTCGATGCAAATCCTCCCCCGAAAGGGAAATCGTTTCATGCGAGTTGTTCTCCACGAGGTGGAGACGCAACGTAAGAGACGCCCGGGCGGCCGTTTCCGCCGGCCGAGTCGATCTGCTGAACTTCGGGCGAGGAACTTCCGTATCGGAGCTGACGAGGAGAAGAAAACCTCGCTGCCGCTTGCTTTAATGTCCCGATAACGAGGGAGAACTTTGCAATTATGAGTAATTCCCGCTTGGTGTCTAGGGTGGAAGATGATCGTCCAACTGCTGGTCAAAAACGACGACCTGGTGG
Coding sequences:
- the LOC136994751 gene encoding killer cell lectin-like receptor subfamily B member 1B allele C, translated to MPKDCDELEFVKDIAKKPSKYFWIDISGLDRSRILLSGSCLDQSGLPPGSSKGCRALKDGRILAESCDSAISWICQKAAVAI